One Bythopirellula goksoeyrii genomic window, CTTCGTTCCGCCGCATCATTAAGAAAACTCGAGCCAGAGATGCTTCCTCGAAATTCACATCTCTGACTCAAGTTGCAGCTATTAATTGGAAATCGGCAAGGGATGGAGATCAACGGGTCCTGCGAATGGCGAAGCCCCCAAGAACGCCAACTCCTAGAAGCAGGGCGGCAGTTGGCTCAGGGACTGCGACTGCTTCTACACGGGCCACTCCCACAGGCGTGCCCTGTAGATTCGTCGATGCCAGGGCATTGTCCACGAGGAACGTCCCAAGCTCAGGAGAGACCAACAGATTACCGTCGACCGTGAGGCTTGTCACTTGCGGATTGGCGCCGGTGACCTCAATGTCGAAAAGCGCTACAGGTGCCGGCACTACGCCGCTCACATTATTGGCAACAAAGAACCCGCTTGCTAAACCACCCAGCGTACCGGTACGGCCTGCATCGAACCCGATTGTAAAGTCGCCAATCTCGATCGTGTCCGTGTTAAAGAGCACACTACCAGAGTGCTCGATGGTGCCCATAAAACTTCCACCAGCAGGAAAAGTTGTCGCATCATACTCAAATGTTGTAGGCAGCGACCCATCACGGGCATTGATGGGAAAAGCGACCGAGTCAGGAATAGATCCAGGACTGATCACTTCTGGGGAAACACTCGATAAATCCAATCCGGCCGCTGAGCTGAGTGTGTCAAAGTCTATAGCCACATTCGTTTGACCTCCCACCACCAGTGACTGGCTAAAGGCCGTCTGACAGTTCACCAATAGGAAGCCTGCCAAAAGATACATACCAACGCGCATAGTAAGTCTCCTCTGTGTGAAAGTTTGCCTGAATAAGCCATCTGACGAGGGAACCGCTCCCGCAAAAACTACAGGCACGATAAAACCGATACGCTCACTCACGGTTAACTGTCAGGCAAGAATTTCATCACAAATTCTCATATTGTCAGACGAGGCGAAAAAGCTTTTCGCGACAATTTGAATAGCCTCTACGGCGCGCAACTTATCACAGGCTTTTGACTTACAAACAAAGAATGCTGTCGAGAACACGGAACTGAGTCGCCTGGTAACTTCATGTAGCACTAATCCACTGCGACAAAATGTCACGTTCTTAAGTCGGCATCCTCAATCAGACCGTTCAGTAGAAAGCCTACAACAAGCTATCCAACAGCAACCGCATCTTGCGCATTTCGGCGCGGTGGTCTTGGCCCTCGATTGGGGGCATGTGGATCGAGAGGGCCCGGTCGTAGCCGACTTGTTCGAGTTGCGAGATGAGTTTGCCGTAGTCGATCTCGCCTTGGCCGACGCGGACGTGGAGATCGCTGTTGGTGGAATCACTGACATCAAGACACAATTGCCTTTTAAATGTTGGAATTAAATGGAGAGGCTAGACGTGATTCACAGCCCCCGGCGGAAGCAGGTGAACAGGCCCCCACCGGCGAGCGCTAAGTATGTGATAGCCCCCGGCTCGGGAACGGGAGACCAGATGGCGATGCCGCGACGATAGTCCTCAAGAAAGAACTGGAAAGCCACTTGACCTCGCTCATTGAATCCCAGCTTTTCGGTGCCGTGAAAATTAAAATCAACGATAGTGCTGCCGAGTAGAGGATCGCCCACTCGCGCTACGGGGACAAGACCAAGTTCGTCATCGTAAAAAACTATAGCTCGGTCTCCGTTTCTGCTTTCGCGAGGGATGTTCTGACCACCTAGAAATACGGCACCAAATACGACCTGCCCAGCATCGTTGATGGCAGGATGGTAAAACTCTCTATACGTCCCATCACCATCGGGCGCGAGCTGCCCATGGCGGGCAATTTGCTCCAGAGTGACTCCGTCACCGCGCACGATTCCCCTATCAGTGAAGCCGAGGCTACTGTCAATAAATCCAGCTCGAAATGCTACCTGTCCCGAGTTATTGAGGGACCTAGGAGTGCTGAATGTTCCGAAGCTGCCGTTCCCATCGGGGGCAGGCTGTCCTCTACGAGCAATTGTCGTTAATGAGCTGCCATCGCTCAAAAACACACCACCACCGTCGTTAAGGCCATCCACGGTACCGGTCACATATGCCGAAAATGCTACTTGGCCCATCTCATTAAGTGCCGGAGCAGCGAGGCCCAAAGTCTGGCCATAAACGAGGTCGCCATTGCCATCGGGAGCTGGCTGACCCGAGCGGACGATCTGGATTAGTTTGTCACCGTCTCCCAGCAGGAGGGCTTCGTCACCGCCAATGCCGTCAGGGGTGGGTGTAATTGCGACCCCGAAAGCTACCTGTCCTAATGCATTGAGAGAACTTCCATGGAAGGTAGTAGTTCTACCAATGATCCCATTGCCATCCGGAGCGGCTTGGCCCGTGCGGGCAATTTGGGTCAGGACATTTCCATCGTTGCGATAGACACCAACGTCAGATGTAAGGCTGCTATTTGAACCGATAAGTGTAGCCGCGAAGGCAACTTGTCCCGCGTCGTTGATGTCGGGAATAGATACGTAGGAAAGTATTCCGTTGCCGTCGGGACTGGGTTGGCCCGCACGGGCTATCTGCGTCAGCGTATTGCCATTACCTACGACGATTCCACTATCTTCGCTGCTGCCTCCATGACTGCCAATATAGCTGGTGCGAAGCGCCACTTTGCCTGTGTTGTTGAGAGAACCATTGAGAATGGGAAAGTTCAGATCGATGAAGTCATCAAGTATTCCGTTGCCGTCGGGAGCAGACTGCCCCTCGCGCGCGACTTGGGCCAGTGTATTGCCATCACTTAGGAGGGTGGCGTTATCTGAAGGGTTCCCCCCCATTCCATTGGAAATGAATCCTGAAAAAGCCGCTTGGCCTATGTCATTGAGCTTTGGCAACGTCAGGCCAATAACAATAATTCCATTACCATCGGGGGCGGGATCGAGGGTAACGGCCACGACCTTGGTATTCGACCCCGCATTGGCCGCTGCCGAAGTCCCCAGGGTGACCATTACCACAACTGCAAGAGGAAGAGCGAACAGTAATGCGCCCCGCAGAATGCCTTTGATACTTCTCATGTACTCGTTCCTTTCAAAAGGAACACCGAGCGAAAGCAATGCCCTCTAGCCCGCGCGGCGGATCATTTCTGACCAGCCAATGAAATGTCGCCTTCGTTCTGTTCCGTGTTGTGCGAAGAACCGCAGCGGCTATGCTTCCAAGCGTTGATAGATAATAGCAGCGCTACCTCTGTTCTGCACACGAGCCTCATTTAGCCTATTCGATAGCGGTGAGAATAGCAAGTATTTCAGATCCACCTACAACAAGCTATCCAACAACAACCGCATCTTACGCATTTCGGCCCGGTGGTCTTGGCCCTCTATCGGGGGCATGTGGATTGAGAGGGCCCGGTCGTAGCCGACTTGTTCGAGTTGCGAGATGAGTTTGCCGTAGTCGATTTCGCCTTGGCCGACGCGGACGTGGAGATCGCTCTTGGTGGAATCGCGAAGATGCACGTGATAGACGTAGGGCATCACCTTGGAATAGTCGCGGCCTTGACGCGGGCCGGAGGTGTAATGCGAAGGGTCGAGGGCCAAGCCGAGACCTTTGACGTTGTCGCACAGGACGACGGCTGTGTCGGGGTCCTCGGTCATCGTGCCGATCTCAGTTTTCATCGCGACGAGGCAACCTTCGAGCGAGGCGAGTCGCACGAGGTCACGGAGTCGTTCAATCTCTTCGTTAAACGGGGTGCCCAATTCGGCAGCGGGAACTACCAACGGAACAACCCGCTGTGACTTGGCAAGCTTGCAGCAGGCATTGAAGCGGTCGTAGTAGTCGCCGCCCCAAGGGCCCGGATCGACCGAGAAGGCGGCGATCGCCAAGCGACTCGTATCGCGGACAACTTCGACTGACTTGTCGAATTCTGCTAGCACGGTAGAAGGCT contains:
- a CDS encoding sugar phosphate isomerase/epimerase family protein — protein: MPRKTRVTASIWTLIIGRWSFNVASWPRLPLQYPVRIVDLDAHYPSGKGVSGLIVCAAAECFPEIPQEDVLPLLVDLEFSSVELPLHEEGISWGKPSTVLAEFDKSVEVVRDTSRLAIAAFSVDPGPWGGDYYDRFNACCKLAKSQRVVPLVVPAAELGTPFNEEIERLRDLVRLASLEGCLVAMKTEIGTMTEDPDTAVVLCDNVKGLGLALDPSHYTSGPRQGRDYSKVMPYVYHVHLRDSTKSDLHVRVGQGEIDYGKLISQLEQVGYDRALSIHMPPIEGQDHRAEMRKMRLLLDSLL
- a CDS encoding PEP-CTERM sorting domain-containing protein; translated protein: MRVGMYLLAGFLLVNCQTAFSQSLVVGGQTNVAIDFDTLSSAAGLDLSSVSPEVISPGSIPDSVAFPINARDGSLPTTFEYDATTFPAGGSFMGTIEHSGSVLFNTDTIEIGDFTIGFDAGRTGTLGGLASGFFVANNVSGVVPAPVALFDIEVTGANPQVTSLTVDGNLLVSPELGTFLVDNALASTNLQGTPVGVARVEAVAVPEPTAALLLGVGVLGGFAIRRTR
- a CDS encoding DUF7453 family protein — protein: MRSIKGILRGALLFALPLAVVVMVTLGTSAAANAGSNTKVVAVTLDPAPDGNGIIVIGLTLPKLNDIGQAAFSGFISNGMGGNPSDNATLLSDGNTLAQVAREGQSAPDGNGILDDFIDLNFPILNGSLNNTGKVALRTSYIGSHGGSSEDSGIVVGNGNTLTQIARAGQPSPDGNGILSYVSIPDINDAGQVAFAATLIGSNSSLTSDVGVYRNDGNVLTQIARTGQAAPDGNGIIGRTTTFHGSSLNALGQVAFGVAITPTPDGIGGDEALLLGDGDKLIQIVRSGQPAPDGNGDLVYGQTLGLAAPALNEMGQVAFSAYVTGTVDGLNDGGGVFLSDGSSLTTIARRGQPAPDGNGSFGTFSTPRSLNNSGQVAFRAGFIDSSLGFTDRGIVRGDGVTLEQIARHGQLAPDGDGTYREFYHPAINDAGQVVFGAVFLGGQNIPRESRNGDRAIVFYDDELGLVPVARVGDPLLGSTIVDFNFHGTEKLGFNERGQVAFQFFLEDYRRGIAIWSPVPEPGAITYLALAGGGLFTCFRRGL